In Armatimonadota bacterium, the following proteins share a genomic window:
- a CDS encoding syringomycin biosynthesis enzyme, producing MSSLLPTEADVQFYRENGYWIAPKILSDEELELLREHHAKVIAGEYSTQRPPWSRNIEPGQPLDHIVKIDNSYWADAVIARYILHPLIGQMAARLTGAKGIRLWHDQLLYKPPDTGARGNVGWHQDYGYWQCADPPELLTAWLALDDVTEENGCMQVVPGSHQWGLLPEGNFFEQDLETLQRRIEEVSGHPWRTAKCEMPAGALSFHHCLTIHGSGPNFSQRPRRSWAIHLMPDGTRYRAGTPSDRHMNVFLLGGKDGDPFAGPYFPLLYREGEEANAWQVSNE from the coding sequence ATGTCGTCCTTGCTCCCGACGGAAGCAGATGTGCAGTTTTACCGGGAGAACGGTTACTGGATCGCGCCCAAGATTCTGTCCGATGAGGAGTTGGAACTGCTTCGCGAACACCATGCGAAGGTCATTGCGGGCGAGTACAGCACACAACGTCCCCCGTGGAGCCGTAACATCGAACCCGGACAACCGTTAGACCACATCGTGAAAATAGATAACAGTTACTGGGCGGACGCAGTAATCGCACGTTATATCCTTCATCCCCTGATTGGGCAAATGGCGGCTCGCCTGACTGGCGCGAAAGGAATCCGCCTCTGGCATGACCAGCTGCTCTACAAACCGCCAGACACCGGCGCACGGGGCAACGTCGGCTGGCACCAGGACTACGGCTACTGGCAATGCGCCGACCCACCCGAGCTGCTCACCGCCTGGCTGGCTCTGGACGACGTGACTGAAGAGAACGGTTGTATGCAGGTGGTGCCGGGTAGCCATCAGTGGGGCTTGCTGCCAGAGGGGAACTTTTTCGAGCAGGACCTGGAGACACTCCAGCGACGTATCGAGGAGGTTTCCGGTCACCCCTGGCGCACCGCGAAGTGCGAAATGCCTGCGGGGGCACTGAGCTTTCACCATTGCCTGACCATTCACGGCAGCGGTCCTAACTTCAGCCAGCGCCCACGTCGCTCATGGGCGATTCACCTCATGCCTGATGGCACGCGCTATCGTGCTGGTACTCCCAGTGATCGCCACATGAACGTCTTCCTTCTGGGCGGCAAGGACGGCGACCCGTTCGCAGGACCATATTTCCCCTTGTTATACCGTGAGGGAGAGGAGGCGAACGCCTGGCAGGTGTCCAATGAATAA
- a CDS encoding DNA translocase FtsK: protein MSTRIRKPEPVTPVVLSRRVYDIVGIALFTLGAVILVSLTTAENGYLGQWLNELLRRIAGLGAYAVPLLLMLLGTLFLIGYERFSFTNTSWGAVLMFLAFTGWAHVTRVPFERNFAPESLRTGGGYIGGVIVYVVHSLLNLAAVYLVLTALTIIALLLIVDLPFVDIARRTVAGWMKGFQLAQQGARTVKEKGAAIRSARAARKAGKEDVKRTLASNEDRAVVQAAASAKEAPKRSSTLIEAVQQRLSREPTPRDEEMTVVAPVNGEIIEEYEYPPLSLLKEPAPPPKRIQAELSEKIRILEQTLDEFGIGANVVEIAHGPTVTRYEVQLAPGIKVSKIVSLADNLAMALAAIDVRVEAPIPGKSAIGVEVPNDNPRIVTLREVIDTDEFRNAPSLLTFALGKDVGNENRYADLAKMPHLLIGGATNSGKSMCLNTLIASILYRATPREVKFIMIDPKRVELSLFDGIPHLMCPVVKDVKQASGILRAAIKEMERRYDLFSRTGVRNIDGYNSRVSEEEKLPYVVIVVDELADLMMQAAAEVETSICRLAQLARATGIHLVIATQRPSVDVITGTIKANISSRIAFAVSSQVDSRTILDMAGAERLIGRGDMLFLPIDASKPTRIQGCYISEQEVEALVKFLKQQGAPEYTLTPIDSGFSTRDDIEEEDEDELFEPAVRLVVMNGHASTSLLQRRFKIGYTRAARLIDMMEQRGIVGPLDGAKPREILITRDEMEAMFQRD, encoded by the coding sequence ATGTCTACTCGCATCCGCAAGCCAGAGCCTGTCACACCTGTGGTGCTAAGCCGACGGGTGTACGACATCGTGGGCATTGCGCTGTTCACGCTAGGAGCGGTGATACTGGTGAGCCTGACCACCGCCGAGAACGGCTATCTGGGGCAATGGTTGAACGAGCTATTGCGCCGCATAGCGGGGCTAGGTGCGTATGCGGTGCCGCTCTTGCTCATGCTTCTGGGCACATTGTTCCTCATCGGATACGAACGGTTCTCTTTCACCAACACCTCGTGGGGCGCGGTGCTGATGTTTCTGGCGTTCACCGGCTGGGCGCATGTGACACGCGTGCCGTTTGAACGCAATTTCGCCCCCGAAAGCCTACGCACCGGTGGTGGCTACATCGGCGGTGTTATTGTGTACGTGGTGCACTCATTGCTTAATCTGGCAGCGGTGTATCTCGTGCTGACTGCCCTGACCATCATCGCTCTGCTTCTCATTGTGGACCTGCCGTTTGTAGATATCGCCCGACGCACGGTTGCAGGCTGGATGAAGGGTTTCCAGCTGGCGCAGCAAGGAGCGCGCACAGTGAAGGAGAAAGGGGCAGCCATTCGCAGCGCACGTGCAGCACGCAAAGCGGGCAAAGAGGACGTGAAACGAACGCTGGCAAGCAACGAGGACCGCGCTGTAGTGCAGGCTGCTGCGTCTGCTAAAGAGGCTCCCAAACGCAGTTCGACCCTGATAGAAGCCGTTCAGCAGCGACTGAGCCGCGAGCCCACTCCGCGTGACGAGGAGATGACGGTGGTCGCGCCGGTGAACGGCGAGATTATCGAGGAGTACGAATATCCGCCGTTGTCGCTGCTGAAGGAGCCAGCCCCACCGCCCAAGCGAATTCAGGCGGAGCTCTCCGAAAAAATCCGCATCCTTGAACAGACGCTGGACGAGTTCGGCATCGGCGCGAATGTGGTGGAGATCGCACACGGTCCCACCGTCACTCGCTACGAGGTGCAGCTGGCTCCCGGCATCAAGGTCAGCAAAATCGTGAGCCTGGCGGATAACCTCGCGATGGCGCTGGCAGCGATAGACGTGCGCGTGGAAGCGCCCATCCCCGGCAAGTCCGCTATTGGTGTGGAAGTGCCCAACGATAATCCCCGCATCGTTACCCTGCGCGAGGTGATTGACACCGACGAGTTCCGCAATGCGCCATCTCTGCTCACCTTCGCGCTGGGCAAGGACGTGGGCAACGAAAACCGCTACGCCGACCTCGCCAAGATGCCGCACCTGCTTATCGGTGGAGCCACCAACTCCGGTAAGAGCATGTGCCTCAACACGCTGATCGCTAGCATCCTGTATCGCGCCACGCCCCGCGAGGTGAAGTTCATTATGATAGACCCCAAGCGCGTGGAGCTGTCGCTCTTTGACGGTATTCCCCACCTGATGTGCCCGGTGGTAAAGGATGTGAAGCAAGCTTCGGGTATCCTGCGAGCGGCGATCAAGGAAATGGAGCGACGTTACGACCTCTTCTCTCGCACAGGCGTGCGCAATATCGACGGCTATAACTCGCGCGTCAGTGAGGAGGAGAAACTGCCCTACGTGGTGATTGTGGTCGACGAGCTGGCGGACCTGATGATGCAGGCGGCGGCGGAGGTGGAAACCTCCATCTGTCGCCTGGCGCAGCTGGCTCGCGCGACGGGGATCCATCTGGTGATCGCCACACAACGCCCGTCGGTGGACGTGATCACGGGCACGATTAAAGCAAACATCTCCTCGCGCATTGCGTTCGCAGTCTCCTCGCAGGTGGATAGCCGCACCATTTTGGACATGGCGGGCGCGGAACGCCTCATCGGGCGCGGTGATATGCTCTTCCTGCCTATCGATGCGTCTAAGCCCACCCGTATTCAGGGTTGCTACATTAGCGAGCAGGAAGTGGAAGCTCTGGTCAAGTTCTTGAAGCAGCAAGGCGCACCGGAGTATACGCTGACCCCCATCGATAGCGGATTCAGCACGCGCGACGACATCGAGGAAGAGGACGAAGACGAGCTGTTCGAGCCGGCAGTGCGGCTGGTGGTAATGAACGGACACGCCTCTACCAGCCTGCTACAACGACGGTTCAAAATCGGCTATACGCGCGCCGCTCGCCTGATCGATATGATGGAACAGCGGGGCATCGTGGGTCCGCTGGACGGCGCCAAGCCCCGCGAGATACTGATTACCCGCGACGAAATGGAAGCGATGTTCCAACGAGATTAA
- a CDS encoding transcriptional regulator translates to MKTIDRVIECAPHEQTDEATIARVKQSLPEAHTLMRMSEIFGALGDPIRLRLLLALCRQPLCVHDLSQILDVTESAVSHQLRTLRMLRLVTAQRSGKRVYYSLGDDHVYRLIKEGLKHALER, encoded by the coding sequence ATGAAAACGATAGACCGCGTCATAGAATGCGCTCCACACGAGCAGACCGATGAAGCCACCATCGCTCGTGTGAAGCAGTCGCTTCCCGAAGCGCATACGCTGATGCGCATGAGTGAGATATTCGGCGCTCTGGGCGACCCCATCCGCCTGCGCCTGCTGCTCGCACTGTGCCGACAGCCCCTGTGCGTGCACGATCTGTCGCAGATATTAGACGTCACCGAGAGCGCAGTATCCCATCAGCTGCGCACCTTGAGGATGCTTCGACTGGTCACCGCACAACGCTCGGGGAAGCGGGTGTACTATTCGCTGGGCGATGACCACGTCTACCGCCTGATAAAGGAAGGCTTGAAACACGCTCTGGAGAGATAA
- a CDS encoding cadmium transporter, producing the protein MAPAESHVQMWTFRVEGMDCADCAAGLEHAMRRVPGVQQARVLFSTGILRVWTLPEVSEDTLYKAARQAGFQLRPHTGHEHAESDRRRVAVVVLASLLSIAAFALQKWQVSAWIFVPLYLASIALGGTPTFIGGWRAVRNRSLDTDALMTIAILGAIALREWAEAAAVVCLFAIGNLLEHLTTERTRRAIRQLMDSAPETATLVTPAGLRTVPAALVQHGERIRVRAGERFPLDGEVVEGFSDVDQSMITGESRPVPKSPGDEVFAGTLNQTGMLDVRVTRTYENTTLARLIHLVEEAQEHKAPLQHLVDRFARVYTPVVIALAVLLSIFPPLIWGDFGRWFFRSLSLLLIACPCALVISTPVALVAALGTASRRGVLIKGGIFVEAMAQVRAMIYDKTGTLTTGKMRVREIQPLDNIPAEQILAIAAAVEAASTHPLAEALREEANRRDLPLPLAQGSTVVPGKGVEGIVDGKVCRVGNTDFAGALLVQDMPLVSDTDNGDSAEVWVQVDGKTIGRILFEDTRRAEATEAVNALRMMGIRHHVMLSGDAEAVAHRVAQELGLDEVRAPLLPEQKVEAVRELRDRYGAVAMVGDGINDAPALKVATVGIAMGAIGSDVAIEAADIALMNDDLRLLPYLVRLSRATVSIIRQNIAFSIGTKLLLLIIAAPGYLPLWLAVMGDMGVSLLVTLNALRLVGRAKAGARG; encoded by the coding sequence ATGGCTCCCGCTGAATCACACGTTCAGATGTGGACGTTCCGCGTAGAAGGCATGGACTGCGCCGATTGTGCTGCCGGTCTGGAACACGCCATGCGCCGGGTACCTGGCGTGCAACAGGCGAGGGTTCTCTTCAGCACCGGTATATTGCGCGTGTGGACTTTACCTGAGGTAAGCGAAGACACGCTCTACAAGGCGGCGCGGCAGGCTGGCTTCCAACTGCGCCCTCACACAGGGCATGAGCACGCCGAAAGCGATCGCAGACGTGTGGCGGTGGTCGTGCTGGCTTCGCTGCTCAGCATCGCGGCATTTGCTCTGCAAAAGTGGCAGGTTTCCGCGTGGATATTCGTTCCCCTCTATCTGGCGTCGATTGCGCTCGGCGGAACGCCCACTTTTATTGGCGGCTGGAGGGCAGTGCGCAACCGCAGCCTGGACACCGATGCACTGATGACCATTGCCATCCTCGGCGCGATAGCACTGCGCGAATGGGCGGAAGCGGCCGCGGTGGTGTGCCTGTTCGCCATCGGCAACCTGCTGGAGCATCTCACCACCGAACGCACACGCCGCGCCATTCGCCAGTTGATGGATTCCGCGCCGGAAACGGCAACTCTCGTTACCCCGGCAGGGCTACGTACTGTGCCCGCCGCGCTGGTGCAGCACGGCGAACGTATCCGCGTGCGTGCCGGCGAACGCTTCCCACTGGACGGCGAGGTAGTGGAAGGCTTTTCGGACGTAGACCAGTCTATGATTACCGGCGAAAGCCGTCCCGTGCCCAAATCGCCCGGCGATGAGGTATTCGCAGGCACGTTGAATCAAACCGGCATGTTGGATGTCCGCGTGACGCGCACCTATGAGAACACCACCCTCGCCCGGCTTATCCATCTGGTGGAAGAGGCACAGGAGCACAAAGCGCCGCTCCAACATCTGGTAGACCGCTTCGCGCGGGTCTACACGCCTGTCGTCATCGCGCTGGCGGTGCTGCTGTCCATCTTCCCCCCTCTCATCTGGGGCGATTTCGGGCGATGGTTCTTCCGCAGTCTCAGCCTGCTGTTGATTGCCTGCCCCTGCGCGCTGGTCATCTCCACGCCAGTAGCGCTGGTCGCCGCGCTCGGAACCGCCTCACGACGCGGCGTACTGATTAAGGGCGGCATCTTCGTGGAAGCGATGGCACAGGTGCGTGCGATGATATACGACAAGACCGGCACGCTTACTACCGGCAAGATGCGCGTGCGCGAGATACAGCCTCTGGACAACATCCCTGCGGAGCAGATTCTGGCGATAGCCGCTGCGGTAGAGGCAGCATCCACTCACCCGTTGGCGGAGGCTCTGCGCGAGGAGGCAAACCGACGTGACCTGCCTCTGCCATTAGCGCAAGGAAGCACCGTCGTGCCTGGCAAGGGAGTGGAGGGTATCGTAGACGGCAAAGTATGTCGGGTAGGCAACACGGACTTCGCTGGTGCACTACTCGTTCAAGACATGCCTCTCGTATCCGACACAGACAACGGGGATTCAGCGGAGGTGTGGGTACAGGTGGATGGCAAGACGATAGGGCGCATCCTCTTCGAAGACACTCGGCGTGCAGAAGCAACGGAGGCGGTTAATGCGTTGCGCATGATGGGGATCCGCCATCATGTGATGCTCAGCGGAGACGCGGAGGCAGTAGCACACAGGGTAGCGCAGGAGCTGGGACTGGATGAGGTGCGCGCCCCCCTGCTGCCGGAACAGAAGGTGGAAGCGGTGCGCGAGCTGCGTGACCGTTACGGCGCGGTGGCGATGGTCGGCGACGGTATTAACGATGCTCCCGCGCTGAAGGTAGCAACAGTAGGCATCGCTATGGGCGCGATAGGTAGTGATGTCGCGATAGAGGCAGCGGACATCGCTCTGATGAACGACGACCTGCGTCTCCTGCCCTACCTGGTGCGCCTGAGCCGTGCTACGGTGAGCATTATTCGCCAAAATATTGCATTCTCTATCGGCACGAAGCTGCTGTTGCTGATTATCGCCGCGCCCGGCTACCTGCCCCTGTGGCTGGCAGTGATGGGCGATATGGGCGTCTCGTTGTTAGTGACGCTGAATGCGCTGAGGCTGGTGGGGCGAGCAAAAGCAGGCGCCCGAGGGTGA
- a CDS encoding glycosyl transferase family 1, producing MRIGINVHLLSTTHTGIQHYIRALVPELVMQATTHQVVLYGEPSQLPVPAGERVRWISTPRPLRSGSQRVLWEQLVLPHLLRRDDVDVFFSPAFILPMRWNGAGVVTVHDLNFEVSPETIHPVRRAYLRRITRWSVRRARRVIAISQSTASDIAHLYGVSEEKLAVIPYGLDAIFTPDNARALEPVVRQRYSLPDRFLLFVGTLEPRKNLPRLLDAYALARRHTDLPPLVLAGAPGWQNKHILTQARELGIEEHVVFAGYISREHLPGVYAGASALLYPSLYEGFGLPPLEAMGCGTPVLASNTSAMPEVVGDGGVLVDPRDVQQIADGILRIARDEQLRRQVIGQGLERAKRFRWDEAARCTLEVLKEVCSPSL from the coding sequence ATGCGCATCGGCATTAACGTGCATCTGTTGTCTACCACGCACACCGGCATCCAGCATTATATCCGCGCGCTGGTGCCGGAACTGGTGATGCAGGCGACCACACACCAGGTCGTGCTTTATGGCGAGCCCTCGCAATTGCCCGTTCCAGCCGGTGAGCGGGTGCGATGGATTTCGACGCCGCGTCCACTCCGATCGGGTTCGCAAAGGGTGCTGTGGGAGCAACTGGTTCTACCTCACCTGCTCCGACGAGATGACGTAGACGTGTTCTTCTCACCCGCCTTTATTCTCCCGATGCGGTGGAACGGGGCTGGAGTAGTTACTGTGCACGACCTCAACTTCGAGGTCTCTCCCGAGACTATTCACCCGGTGCGCCGGGCATACTTGAGGCGCATCACCCGCTGGAGCGTGCGCCGTGCTCGAAGGGTTATCGCCATCTCACAATCTACCGCTTCGGACATCGCGCATCTGTACGGCGTGTCTGAGGAGAAACTGGCGGTTATCCCATATGGTCTGGACGCCATTTTTACCCCCGACAATGCCCGCGCTCTGGAGCCAGTGGTGAGGCAACGTTACTCTCTGCCCGACCGGTTTTTGCTGTTTGTGGGCACGTTGGAGCCTCGCAAAAACCTGCCTCGTTTGCTGGATGCGTATGCGCTGGCGCGACGACACACAGACCTGCCGCCGCTGGTGCTAGCAGGTGCGCCCGGCTGGCAAAACAAGCATATCTTAACGCAGGCACGCGAGTTGGGTATCGAGGAGCATGTCGTGTTCGCAGGCTACATCTCGCGGGAACACCTGCCGGGTGTGTATGCAGGTGCCTCAGCATTGCTGTATCCCTCGCTGTACGAAGGTTTCGGGCTGCCGCCGCTGGAGGCGATGGGTTGTGGTACACCGGTACTGGCATCGAACACATCCGCTATGCCCGAAGTGGTGGGGGATGGTGGCGTGCTGGTGGACCCCCGTGATGTGCAGCAGATCGCCGACGGCATCCTGCGCATCGCACGGGATGAGCAGCTGCGCAGGCAGGTGATAGGGCAGGGGCTGGAACGTGCAAAGCGTTTTCGCTGGGATGAGGCGGCGCGGTGCACACTGGAAGTACTCAAGGAAGTCTGTTCACCCTCGTTGTAG
- a CDS encoding putative DapA-like lyase: MTASLPQGVYTALVTPLTERGDVDYAAFRALVEWQRQHGVVGVVVCGTTGEGASLSVEERERAIATVRECASHLKVIAGTGCANLPETIRLSRFAQQQGCDAILVIPPFYYKGVSDEGLVAYYMRLLDAIEIPTLLYNYPELAGVDITPAVVESLQDYPHLIGLKDSSGNWETVLSFLLRFPRLQIFVGAENLLADALASGAAGCISGLANAFPNLMVSIDIASRQHEDLASLNERLLAVTEAIDAMPFVPAIKQICAWLGLPKMAVRPPLRDLTPQQVDTLRYALQSLEVL; this comes from the coding sequence ATGACTGCTTCTTTGCCACAGGGCGTTTATACCGCGCTGGTTACGCCCTTAACCGAGCGGGGGGACGTGGATTACGCCGCTTTTCGGGCGCTGGTAGAATGGCAGCGCCAGCACGGCGTAGTGGGTGTGGTTGTTTGCGGCACCACTGGCGAAGGAGCCTCACTGAGCGTGGAAGAGCGCGAACGCGCCATCGCTACCGTTCGCGAGTGTGCTTCCCATTTGAAAGTGATTGCTGGCACAGGATGCGCCAACCTGCCCGAAACCATCCGTCTCAGCCGTTTCGCCCAGCAGCAGGGATGCGACGCAATACTGGTCATTCCGCCGTTTTACTACAAGGGCGTATCAGATGAAGGACTGGTCGCGTACTACATGAGACTACTGGACGCCATAGAGATACCCACCTTGCTGTATAACTACCCGGAGCTGGCAGGGGTGGACATCACTCCTGCAGTGGTGGAATCGTTGCAGGACTACCCTCATCTGATCGGTTTGAAGGACAGCTCCGGCAACTGGGAAACGGTGCTTTCGTTTCTGCTGCGTTTCCCCCGCTTGCAGATATTCGTGGGGGCGGAAAACCTGCTGGCAGATGCACTAGCGTCGGGAGCGGCGGGATGCATTTCCGGTCTGGCAAACGCTTTTCCCAATCTGATGGTTAGCATTGATATCGCTTCTCGTCAACACGAAGATCTGGCTTCCTTGAACGAACGATTGCTAGCGGTGACGGAAGCTATAGATGCCATGCCATTTGTCCCCGCCATTAAGCAGATATGTGCGTGGCTTGGTCTGCCGAAGATGGCGGTGCGACCACCGCTTCGCGACCTTACCCCGCAGCAAGTGGACACGTTGCGCTACGCTCTGCAGTCGCTGGAAGTGTTGTAA
- a CDS encoding membrane protein — MNAIEQLLASESGAFLVALVVFIILVIRATLRVLPEWERAVVLRLGRLLGVKGPGIIFLLPYIDRPIRVDTRLVTMDVPRQEVMTRDNVPVTVDAIVLFRVIDPAAAVTRIENFIRTTSLISQTTLRSTLGQAELDDLLSHRDKINQQLQSIIDEQTEPYGVKVVAVEVRDVVLPDSMKRAMARQAESERERRAKVINAEGEYQAAERLVQAAQMMSTQPAALQLRYLQTIAEMSAQSTSTTIIPVPVDLLLPFIRQAGTPPTPPAQPTPQPAGGE; from the coding sequence ATGAACGCGATTGAACAATTGCTGGCGAGCGAATCGGGCGCGTTCCTGGTTGCGCTTGTCGTCTTTATTATCCTCGTGATACGAGCAACCCTGCGCGTGCTGCCGGAATGGGAGCGCGCCGTAGTGCTGCGGCTGGGACGCTTGCTGGGTGTGAAGGGACCGGGTATCATCTTCCTGCTGCCATACATCGACCGTCCTATCCGCGTGGATACCCGACTGGTGACGATGGATGTGCCGCGCCAGGAGGTGATGACGCGCGATAACGTGCCGGTGACCGTAGATGCCATTGTGCTGTTCCGCGTGATAGACCCCGCCGCCGCAGTAACGCGCATCGAAAATTTCATCCGTACCACCTCGCTCATCTCGCAAACCACCCTGCGTAGCACCTTGGGGCAGGCGGAGCTGGACGACCTGCTCTCGCACCGCGACAAGATTAACCAGCAGCTGCAAAGCATTATCGACGAACAGACCGAGCCGTACGGTGTGAAAGTGGTTGCGGTGGAGGTGCGCGATGTGGTGCTGCCCGACAGCATGAAGCGGGCGATGGCACGCCAGGCGGAAAGCGAACGCGAGCGACGCGCCAAGGTCATCAACGCGGAGGGTGAATACCAGGCGGCGGAGCGTTTGGTGCAGGCAGCGCAGATGATGTCTACCCAACCTGCGGCGTTGCAGTTGCGTTACCTGCAAACCATCGCCGAGATGAGCGCACAGAGCACTAGCACTACCATCATTCCGGTTCCGGTGGACCTGCTGCTACCGTTCATCCGGCAGGCTGGCACACCACCGACACCGCCTGCGCAGCCCACACCTCAGCCAGCAGGAGGCGAATAA
- a CDS encoding hypothetical protein (possible pseudo, frameshifted) produces the protein MLRFHHARWLAILVFAACFAVSLAQKPASAPPVIVMRMEGVIAPPNAEYFSRTLRIARERGAQLLVVELDTPGGLMSSMEQIVKEILSSDVPIAVYVSPSGAKAGSAGVFITVAAHIAAMAPGTSIGAAHPVPAGGEEMSRTMEKKVVNYAASYIRSIAEQRGRNADWAEMAVRESAAISEKQALEKRVIDLVVPSLDALLQRVDGRTVKLPQRTVVLKTREAPVQRSEMVLRERLLQVLVNPNVLAILGILALYGLIAEIQNPGAIFPGVIGAISLLLMLYGFSVLPVSWVGIALLVLAIVLFIVDAFAPSHGGTDAGRRHLNVVRAVDAL, from the coding sequence ATGTTGCGATTTCACCATGCACGGTGGCTGGCGATTCTGGTGTTTGCAGCGTGTTTTGCGGTCTCGCTTGCCCAGAAGCCAGCGAGCGCGCCTCCGGTAATTGTTATGCGGATGGAAGGGGTTATTGCCCCGCCGAACGCCGAGTACTTCTCGCGCACGTTGCGTATCGCTCGCGAACGCGGAGCACAGCTGCTGGTAGTGGAGCTGGACACCCCGGGCGGCTTGATGAGCTCGATGGAGCAGATAGTGAAGGAGATCCTGTCCAGTGATGTTCCCATCGCTGTGTACGTGTCGCCGTCCGGGGCAAAAGCGGGTTCGGCTGGAGTGTTTATCACCGTTGCAGCACATATCGCCGCGATGGCGCCCGGCACCAGCATTGGCGCGGCGCACCCGGTTCCTGCTGGTGGGGAAGAGATGTCTCGCACGATGGAGAAAAAGGTGGTGAACTACGCCGCCTCGTACATTCGCTCCATTGCCGAGCAGCGTGGGCGTAACGCCGACTGGGCAGAGATGGCAGTGCGTGAAAGTGCAGCGATCAGCGAAAAACAGGCGTTGGAAAAGCGGGTGATAGACCTTGTAGTACCGAGTCTGGACGCACTATTGCAGCGGGTGGACGGGCGCACTGTGAAGCTTCCTCAGCGTACGGTGGTGCTGAAAACGCGTGAAGCCCCTGTTCAGCGTTCGGAAATGGTGCTGCGCGAGCGCTTGCTGCAGGTGCTGGTAAATCCCAATGTGCTGGCGATTCTGGGCATTCTCGCGCTGTACGGGCTGATTGCGGAGATCCAAAACCCCGGCGCGATATTCCCCGGCGTGATTGGTGCTATCTCTCTGCTGCTGATGTTGTACGGTTTCTCGGTGCTACCCGTCTCCTGGGTAGGCATCGCTTTGCTGGTGCTGGCAATTGTTCTGTTCATCGTCGACGCCTTCGCTCCGTCGCACGGGGGTACTGACGCTGGGCGGCGCCACCTCAATGTTGTTAGGGCTGTTGATGCTCTTTGA
- the perM gene encoding AI-2E family transporter yields the protein MPRSKRKRSELAEAHRPPDTRAGDVTALLSEAQTDLPSLLPVRIRPWAGITVLLLVGVALYYVADVLVPFVIAFAVAGLLDGQLRALERRGYSRRTATVLVFIAFVLLVVALLLYVVPLIVAQLQGLIKDLPGYIRGANDWFQQELQPFLKRHHDTLQRLNLPEDPQELLDRYSEEINKQVTAWMSNLLGYVSSLVGKLLWLVLIPIIAFFAMVDLPRIRQRLIEMVPESSRSSVLVLLSALGVVWTGYLKGLATVAILYGITMAMLFTLLGVRYSIVLGTLAGLLYLVPYVGALLIAITSGLVAFFGGEGQALWLVTIPAHSWQYTLVVVGTAIAVNTLFDQVLVPRIVGGSVGLHPIASIFALIVGAKLFGIWGMLLAMPVAASLWIVLLALFPSLRPKTEQGAETGMVAG from the coding sequence ATGCCCCGGAGCAAGCGTAAGCGTAGTGAGCTGGCAGAAGCCCATCGCCCGCCCGATACACGGGCGGGCGATGTCACTGCTCTGTTGAGCGAAGCACAAACAGATTTACCCTCTCTGCTACCAGTTCGTATCCGCCCATGGGCAGGAATAACAGTATTGCTGCTGGTAGGGGTAGCTCTGTACTACGTGGCGGATGTGCTGGTGCCTTTCGTGATCGCCTTCGCTGTCGCCGGACTGCTGGACGGTCAGCTGCGCGCTCTGGAGCGGCGTGGTTACTCGCGTCGCACGGCGACGGTACTGGTGTTTATCGCCTTTGTGCTGCTGGTAGTGGCGCTATTACTGTATGTAGTGCCATTGATAGTCGCGCAGCTGCAAGGGCTCATCAAAGACCTGCCTGGCTATATCCGCGGTGCCAACGATTGGTTCCAGCAGGAACTGCAACCTTTTCTCAAACGCCACCATGACACGTTGCAACGCCTGAACCTGCCTGAGGACCCACAGGAGCTGCTGGACCGCTACTCGGAGGAAATTAACAAGCAGGTGACTGCATGGATGAGCAACCTGCTGGGCTACGTCAGCTCGCTGGTGGGCAAGCTGCTGTGGCTGGTGCTCATCCCGATTATCGCCTTCTTCGCTATGGTGGACCTGCCGCGTATTCGCCAGCGGTTGATAGAGATGGTTCCCGAAAGCTCACGCTCCTCTGTGCTGGTGCTACTGAGTGCGCTGGGTGTGGTGTGGACAGGTTACCTGAAGGGGCTGGCAACGGTGGCTATCCTGTACGGTATTACGATGGCCATGCTCTTCACCCTGCTGGGTGTGCGATACAGTATCGTGCTGGGCACGCTGGCAGGTTTACTGTATCTGGTTCCATACGTCGGAGCACTGTTGATAGCGATTACTTCTGGTCTGGTTGCCTTTTTTGGGGGGGAGGGACAGGCGTTGTGGTTGGTGACAATACCCGCACACTCCTGGCAGTATACGCTGGTGGTTGTGGGCACGGCGATAGCAGTGAACACGTTGTTTGACCAGGTGCTGGTGCCGCGCATTGTGGGCGGTTCGGTGGGCTTACATCCGATAGCCAGCATCTTCGCGCTGATTGTGGGGGCGAAGCTGTTCGGAATCTGGGGCATGTTGCTGGCAATGCCGGTGGCGGCGAGCCTGTGGATTGTACTGCTTGCACTCTTCCCTTCGCTGCGCCCGAAGACGGAGCAGGGTGCAGAAACGGGGATGGTGGCTGGTTAA